The region GCGTGCTTCCGCTTTCTTGATCATCGCCAGCGCCGGGCGGTCCTTCACCGAACCCGCGGGATTGTTGCCCTCGAGCTTCGCAAGGATCACGTTATTGCGGCTGCGGATCTCGTCGTCAGGGAGCCGGACGAGTTGCACGAGCGGCGTATTGCCGATCGTATCTTCAATCGTTTTGTAAGCCATGTCGGTTCTGGTGCTGTCGGTGCGCGGAGTCTTTAATCTATCGATTCTAAACCACCGTGCGCGCGGTTGCCGTGCGGCCCTTCTGTCCGCATGGATGCAGCGATGCCAGGTGGCTAAGTGCATAGCGCTCATCGGGCCCGCAAATACAGCGCAAATAACCACGCAAAAAGCCCGCGGCTGAGAACCGCGGGAGCCAGTCATCTGCATGACAGCTGAAGGAGTGTTCTTACCCACTCCGACCATGAAGGGGAACGACGGTAACGGACCAGGCGCGCGAGACGTGACCCGCCTCGCGCGCACGGCCCGCGTCAGGCTATTTCTTCACCGCCACAGTGGCGTTGCTCTTTGGGGTAGTGGCCGCGTTGCTCGAGTTGGCCGGATTGGCGCCATTGCCCGCAGCGGCCGCGCCTTTGGTCTGTGCAGACGCCGCAGCCTGCGGGTTAGCAGCCGCGCCAGCCGGACCGACAGCGAGACCCTCCGCCTGCAGGCGCTCGACGGTATGCCCGCCCATGCCTTTGACGCGCTTGCCGAGATCGGCCGGGTCCTTGAATGGACCATGCGCTGCACGCTCTTCGAGAATGGCTTTCGCTTTGGCAGGGCCGATGCCCTTGATGCCGCGCAGCGCGTCCTCATTAGCCGTGTTGACGTCGACCGCCGCATAGGCGTGGCCGAAAGCGGCCAGCATGGCCGCGGTAACCAGCATTTTTCGAAACATATGGAATCTCCCTCGTACAACCGGTTGGCGACCATCACCAACCGGGAGATTCCAGTTTAAAGAGGTATCCGAAAGATTTACACCTGGCCGAATAGCCAACGTACGTAGCGATCGACACCTTCCTGCACGCTCAGGAACGGCGCGTCGTAGCTGGCAGCACGTAGCTTCGTGAGGTCGGCTTGAGTGAAGCACTGGTACTTGCCGCGCAATGCATCGGGGAACGGAATGTATTCGATCAACCCGCGCTGCACCTGATCCGCGAGCGACAACGGCGGCTCGTTGTTCAACGCACGCAGCGTGTTGACCACCGTGCTCGCGATGTCGTTGAACGGCTGGGCGCGGCCACTGCCCAGGTTGAAGATGCCCGACTTGTCCGGATTGTCGAAGAAGAACAGGTTCACGTTGACCACGTCTTCGACGGAGACGAAGTCGCGCGTCTGCTCGCCGGCGGCATAGCCGTTGTATTCGCCGAACAGCTTGACCTTACCTTCCGCGCGAAACTGGTTGAAGTTGTGAAACGCCACCGACGCCATGCGCGCCTTGTGCGTCTCGCGCGGCCCGTACACGTTGAAATAGCGGAAGCCGGCAATCTGGCTCTTCGCGGTGGGCAGGACACGGCGAATCACCTGGTCGAACAGGAATTTCGAATAGCCGTACACGTTCAGCGGCTGCTCGACTTCGCGCTCTTCAACAAAGCGGCTCGAACCGCCATACGTTGCCGCCGAGGACGCATACAGAAACTGGATGTTCTGCGCGAGACAGACGTCGAGCACTTCACGGCTATAGCGGAAGTTGTTGTCCATCATGTAGCGGCCATCGGTTTCCATCGTGTCCGAGCAGGCCCCTTCGTGGAAAATCGCCCGCACTTTGCCGAAGTCGCCCCGCTTGAAGCGTTCGACGAATTCGGTCTTGTCGAGATAATCGTCGATCTCGCAGTCGACGAGATTCTTGAACTTGTCCGCGCGCGTGAGGTTATCAACCGCGATGATGCGTTGTTCACCGCGCTCGTTGAGCGCCTTCACGAGATTGCTGCCGACAAAGCCGGCTGCGCCGGTGACGATGAGGGTCATGATGATCCTGCGGTAATGAGCTTTGCATGGGACCGGAGTAAGTGCTAAAGCGCTAACTCCAGTCGACAGCTTTGCATGGGACCGGAGTAAGCGCTAAAGCGCTAACTCCGGTCGACAGCTTTGCATGGGACTGGAGTAAGCGCTAAAGCGCTAACTCCAGTCGACAAATTCAGGTGGCGCCTCGCGGGTTCCGGTTTTGCGCTGCTGAACCGGACGCGCGCAAAGCAGGGAACCCGGCGGGCTGCATCAATGAAAAAGTTCGTCGTAGTTGACGGTGGCAGTGCCGAGCTTGCCGACCACGATGCCGGCCGCGCGATTCGCGAGTCCTACCGCCTCGACCAGCGTCAGGCCCGCGCCGAGCATGGCGGCAAGCGTGGCGATCACAGTGTCGCCCGCGCCCGAGACATCATACACTTCACGTGCGACAGCCGACGCGTGCAGCAAGCCGTCGTCGGAGAAGAGCGTCATGCCCTCTTCCGAACGCGTCAGCAGCAACGCCTTGAACTCGAGATCGGCGCGCAGTTTGGTCACACGCGCGATCAGATCTTCTTCGGATTTCCACTGTCCGACCACCTCGCGCAACTCGGCGCGATTCGGCGTGATCAGCGTGGCGCCGCGATAGCGCTCCCAGTCGTCGCCCTTCGGATCGACCAGCACCGGCTTGCCCGCCGCACGCGCTTTCGCGATCATCTGCGTGACGTGCGTGAGACCGCCCTTCGCGTAATCGGACATCAGGATCACGTCGTGCGAGGACAGCAGGTCGTCGAAACGCGCGAGACCCGCGAGCAACACTTCGTGAGCCGGCGAGTTTTCGAAGTCGACGCGCAGCAACTGCTGCTGGCGCGACAGCACGCGCAGCTTGATTGTGGTGAGCAAATCCGGATCGCGCTCCAGATGCAGCGCCACCCCGCTTTCGCCGAGCAGTTGCACGATGCGCTCGCCGGGCTCGTCGTGGCCGACCACGCACAGCAAACCCGCCTGCGCGCCGAGTGCAACCGCATTGCGCGCCACGTTCGCCGCGCCGCCGAGACGGTCTTCCTGACGCTGCACATGCACGACCGGCACCGGCGCTTCCGGCGAAATACGGTTCACGTCGCCGAACCAGTAGCGATCGAGCATGACGTCGCCGACCACCAGCACGCGCGCCGCGCCGAGGCGTTCGCGCGGCACCACGGTAAGTGCCGCCGTGGGTACGGACTGAGCAGCCTCAGGCATTGCTGGAGACATCGGCCGGAAATTCAGAGGGTTGGGCATAAGGCCGTCCGATCGAGTGATAGTCGATGCCGAACTCGGTCATGGCGTCCGGCTCGTACAGATTGCGGCCGTCGAAAATCAGCGGTGACTTCAGCACCGATTTCAGATGCACGAAATCCGGGCTCTTGAATTCTTTCCATTCGGTGACGACCACCAGCGCGTCGGCGCCGGTGAGCGTTTCGTCCTGAGTGCTCGTGAACGTGAGCCGCGCTTGCTGTTCCGGCGCATCGTGCAGATCGATGGCGAACACGCGGCGCGCTTCGGCCACCGCGACCGGATCGTAGGCGCGCACGTGGGCGCCACGCGCCAGCAATTCGGCGATCACGCGACGGCTCGGCGCCTCGCGCATGTCGTCGGTATTCGGCTTGAACGCGAGGCCCCACACGGCGAACGTGCGGCCGCTCAGGTCTTCACCGAGCTTGCCCGTGATCTTCTGCACCAGCACGTCTTTCTGCTTGTAGTTCACTTCCTCGACCGCTTCGAGGATGCGCAGATTGTGGCCGCTTTCGCTAGCGGCGCGGATCAGCGCCTGCACGTCCTTCGGGAAGCACGAGCCGCCGTAACCGCAACCGGCATACAGGAAGTGATAACCGATACGTGGGTCCGAGCCGATGCCGCGACGCACCGCTTCGATATCCGCGCCGACCCGGTCCGCCAGATTCGACATCTCGTTCATGAACGAGATGCGCGTGGCAAGCATCGCATTGGCTGCGTATTTCGTGAATTCAGCCGAGCGCACATCCATGTACAGCGTGCGTTCGTGGTTGCGGTTGAACGGCGCGTACAGACGCTTCATCAGTTCGCGCGCGCGCATGCCGGCTTCGTCTTCGTCGCTGCCGAGCACGATGCGATCGGGGCGCATGAAGTCGTCGACGGCCGCGCCTTCCTTCAGAAACTCAGGGTTCGACACCACCGAGAAGCGGTGCTGCTCGCTATCGGCGAGCCCGCGTTTGGCCAGTTCCTCTTCGACCACCGCGCGCACGCGTTGGGCGGTGCCGACCGGCACCGTCGATTTGTCGACGATCACCTTGAAGCCGTTCATCGTGCGGCCGATGTTGCGCGCCGCTTCGAGCACATATTGCAGATCGGCCGAGCCGTCTTCGTCGGGCGGCGTGCCGACGGCGATGAACTGCACCTCGCCGTGCGCCACGCTGGCTTCGATATCCGTCGAAAACGTGATGCGGCGCGCCTTGCGCGTGCGGGCGATCATCTCGAGCAAACCCGGCTCGTGGATCGGCACGCCCCCGTTGTTGAGGATTTCGATCTTGCGCGGATCGACGTCGAGACAGAAGACGTCATGGCCGATTTCGGCGAGGCACGCGCCGGTGACGAGTCCAACATAGCCCGTGCCGATAATGGTGATTTTCATACGCTTTCCGGTAGAGGGTTCCGGTGAGGGTTTCTCGTAGTGAACAAGGCCGCCATGATCCCGCCCGGCCTAATCCGCCCGACGGGCCACCGTCGTTGCGGCGCAGCTATACGATTGCATTCGCGATCAATTCGACGCCGTGATCGGTTCGACGCGACGCGGCGCATAGGTTTCCCAACCGCTGCAACCCGGACACTGCCAGTAGAACAGCCGCGCCCTGAAACCACAATTCTGGCACGTATACCGTGGCAGATTTTTGGTGCGCTGACGGATTAGCGTACGCATCAGTTCAAGCTCGCTACGCCGCGGCTCTTCCGCGACAGCCTCCTGGGCTTCCAGAAGACGCGTCATGCCCGCCAGATTCGGCGACTTCTGCATCTGCGAGCGCGCCAGCGCATGCGCGGCGTCGGGCCCGCGTACCGCCGCAATGTGCTGATAGGTCACGTCGAGCAGATCGTTCGACGGATAGCGGTCTACCCACGTGATGAGCAGATCGGCGCCATCCTGCGGACGGCCGAGCGCCTCATAGGCCTTCATCAGCTTTTCCGCGACGAGCGGCAGATAGGCGGGATTCTGTTCCTCGACGCGCCGCCATTGGGCGATCGCTGCCTCTTGCGAACCGGCCGTCGCGTCGACGTCGCCGAACAGGATCGTGGCGCGGACATTGGTCGGGTTCGCCTTCAACGCAAAACCTAGCTGACGGCGCGCCTCATCTGCGTTTTTCTGCTGCAGCGCTTCCTGGGCGAGCTCGCAATAGAACTGCGCGATGTCCTTGTCGAGCGACTCGGCGCCCATTGTTTCCAGGTGGCGCGCGATGTCGATCGACTTAACCCAGTCTTTCTCGATCTGGTAGATGGTCAGCAGCGCCCGCTGCGCACCCAGCGCGTAATTGCCGGTTTCGAGCAAGCGGAAAGTCTCCTCCGCGCGATCGAGCAAACCGGCTTTCAGGAAGTCCTGGCCTAGTTCGTAGAGCGCGTGATCGCGCTCGGTAACGGGCAGATCGGTGCGGCTCAGCAGGTTCTGATGCACGCGGATCGCGCGGTCCGTCTCACCGCGGCGGCGGAACAGATTCCCCAGCGCAAAGTGCAGCTCGATCGTTTCCGGGTCCAGCTTGACGACTTCGATAAACGCGTCGATCGCCTGGTCAGGCTGCTCATTGAGCAGAAAATTCAGGCCGCGGAAGTACGACCGCGGCAGGTTGGCGCTTTCGGACAGCAGCGTCTTGAGGTCGTAGCGCGCGGCCATCCAGCCGAACGCAAAAGCGACGGGTATGACAAGCAGCCACCAGAAGTCTAGATCCATGCGATTAATGCAAATATGCGAGACGGCGGGAACGGAAAGCCGCGCTTCAGAAACACGGCAGAAGACAATTTAGATCAGCGGCGGCATGGGCGGTTGTTCAACCACTACCGGGGTTTCGCGCGCCACACGCAACTCGCGCTTGAGCCGGCCATTCTCCATGCGCAGCCGCACCATGGCTGGCATTGACGACACCAGCCCGGCTAGCAGCCCCACCACGAAGAACGCGAGGCCGATCAGGATCAAAGGCGCCGGCCACGCGTAGCCAGCGAGGAAATTCAGCGTAGCGGGTTGTGTATTGGAGAGCGCGAGCACCAGCAGGAGCACGAACACCAACACACGGATCAGCCAGACGATAAATTTCATGAATAGGTCTCTTGACGGCAGTTGCGGGGTGACGCCGGCCTGATGACGCGTCGCGCCACGGTGTTGCCCGCGCCGAAGTGACCCGTATTGTAATGGATGCCCTCGCGGCTGGGCAGGAACTGGCTGATAGCGGAACTTACAACGACAATGAACGAAAAGTACGGACGAAAAACCGACGAAAAAAAAGCGCCCGAAGGCGCTTTTTCTGGTCTTTTGCCGTCTGGCTTTGGCCGCTGACGCTAACCATGCCATGCTGCGAACCGCACAGCGAAGCATTTACAGGTCTTCGTCATCCGGCTCATCGGCCTTCAGCGGCTCGCCCGAACGTCGATCTACCCGCTCGCGCAATTCCTTGCCCGGCTTGAAATGCGGTACGTACTTCTCAGGTACCAGCACCTTCTCGCCCGACTTCGGATTACGCCCGACGCGGGAGGGACGACGATTAAGGCCGAAGCTGCCGAAGCCGCGAATTTCAATGCGATGACCATTGGCAAGCGCCTCGGACATCGCATCAAGCATCGTCTTCACCGCGAAATCCGCATCTTTAAGTACAAGCTGCGGAAATCGCGTAGCCAGCTGGGCGACCAATTCCGATTTGGTCATACTGCAGCAGACCTCTCAAGAAAACTCAAGGCTTACTGGTTCTGGCCGTCGAGCTTGGCCTTCAGCAGCGCACCGAGGTTCGTCGTGCCGGTAGCAGCCGAACTCGAATCCGACGAAGCCAGGCCGCGGATCGCTTCCTGTTGCTCAGCCGAATCCTTGGCCTTGACCGACAGGTTGATGCCACGCGACTTGCGATCGATGTTGATGATCATCGCGTTGACCTTGTCGCCTTCCTTCAGCACGTTGCGAGCATCTTCCACGCGGTCTTGTGCGATTTCCGAAGCACGCAGGTAGCCTTCGACTTCCGCCGACAGCGTAACCACAGCACCCTTCGCATCTACCGTCTTGACCACGCCGTCGACGATCGAACCCTTGTCGTTCATTGCA is a window of Paraburkholderia phytofirmans OLGA172 DNA encoding:
- a CDS encoding ComEA family DNA-binding protein — its product is MFRKMLVTAAMLAAFGHAYAAVDVNTANEDALRGIKGIGPAKAKAILEERAAHGPFKDPADLGKRVKGMGGHTVERLQAEGLAVGPAGAAANPQAAASAQTKGAAAAGNGANPANSSNAATTPKSNATVAVKK
- the rfaD gene encoding ADP-glyceromanno-heptose 6-epimerase — protein: MTLIVTGAAGFVGSNLVKALNERGEQRIIAVDNLTRADKFKNLVDCEIDDYLDKTEFVERFKRGDFGKVRAIFHEGACSDTMETDGRYMMDNNFRYSREVLDVCLAQNIQFLYASSAATYGGSSRFVEEREVEQPLNVYGYSKFLFDQVIRRVLPTAKSQIAGFRYFNVYGPRETHKARMASVAFHNFNQFRAEGKVKLFGEYNGYAAGEQTRDFVSVEDVVNVNLFFFDNPDKSGIFNLGSGRAQPFNDIASTVVNTLRALNNEPPLSLADQVQRGLIEYIPFPDALRGKYQCFTQADLTKLRAASYDAPFLSVQEGVDRYVRWLFGQV
- the rfaE1 gene encoding D-glycero-beta-D-manno-heptose-7-phosphate kinase, producing the protein MPNPLNFRPMSPAMPEAAQSVPTAALTVVPRERLGAARVLVVGDVMLDRYWFGDVNRISPEAPVPVVHVQRQEDRLGGAANVARNAVALGAQAGLLCVVGHDEPGERIVQLLGESGVALHLERDPDLLTTIKLRVLSRQQQLLRVDFENSPAHEVLLAGLARFDDLLSSHDVILMSDYAKGGLTHVTQMIAKARAAGKPVLVDPKGDDWERYRGATLITPNRAELREVVGQWKSEEDLIARVTKLRADLEFKALLLTRSEEGMTLFSDDGLLHASAVAREVYDVSGAGDTVIATLAAMLGAGLTLVEAVGLANRAAGIVVGKLGTATVNYDELFH
- a CDS encoding UDP-glucose dehydrogenase family protein, which codes for MKITIIGTGYVGLVTGACLAEIGHDVFCLDVDPRKIEILNNGGVPIHEPGLLEMIARTRKARRITFSTDIEASVAHGEVQFIAVGTPPDEDGSADLQYVLEAARNIGRTMNGFKVIVDKSTVPVGTAQRVRAVVEEELAKRGLADSEQHRFSVVSNPEFLKEGAAVDDFMRPDRIVLGSDEDEAGMRARELMKRLYAPFNRNHERTLYMDVRSAEFTKYAANAMLATRISFMNEMSNLADRVGADIEAVRRGIGSDPRIGYHFLYAGCGYGGSCFPKDVQALIRAASESGHNLRILEAVEEVNYKQKDVLVQKITGKLGEDLSGRTFAVWGLAFKPNTDDMREAPSRRVIAELLARGAHVRAYDPVAVAEARRVFAIDLHDAPEQQARLTFTSTQDETLTGADALVVVTEWKEFKSPDFVHLKSVLKSPLIFDGRNLYEPDAMTEFGIDYHSIGRPYAQPSEFPADVSSNA
- the lapB gene encoding lipopolysaccharide assembly protein LapB, which encodes MDLDFWWLLVIPVAFAFGWMAARYDLKTLLSESANLPRSYFRGLNFLLNEQPDQAIDAFIEVVKLDPETIELHFALGNLFRRRGETDRAIRVHQNLLSRTDLPVTERDHALYELGQDFLKAGLLDRAEETFRLLETGNYALGAQRALLTIYQIEKDWVKSIDIARHLETMGAESLDKDIAQFYCELAQEALQQKNADEARRQLGFALKANPTNVRATILFGDVDATAGSQEAAIAQWRRVEEQNPAYLPLVAEKLMKAYEALGRPQDGADLLITWVDRYPSNDLLDVTYQHIAAVRGPDAAHALARSQMQKSPNLAGMTRLLEAQEAVAEEPRRSELELMRTLIRQRTKNLPRYTCQNCGFRARLFYWQCPGCSGWETYAPRRVEPITASN
- a CDS encoding LapA family protein — translated: MKFIVWLIRVLVFVLLLVLALSNTQPATLNFLAGYAWPAPLILIGLAFFVVGLLAGLVSSMPAMVRLRMENGRLKRELRVARETPVVVEQPPMPPLI
- a CDS encoding integration host factor subunit beta, producing MTKSELVAQLATRFPQLVLKDADFAVKTMLDAMSEALANGHRIEIRGFGSFGLNRRPSRVGRNPKSGEKVLVPEKYVPHFKPGKELRERVDRRSGEPLKADEPDDEDL